In one Deltaproteobacteria bacterium genomic region, the following are encoded:
- a CDS encoding glycoside hydrolase family 5 protein yields MKLMIYIFLSILLPASISGCSGNKTTPAVNHTTVWSDGTWLRDTQGRVIIIHGINVSQKLPPYLPDSLPATATTADAAPYFANIKRAGFNAVRLIIIWAGLEPAPGMIDTNYLDQIRQEVQMCADDGLLVLLDMHQDLYSQSLCYGDGAPAWACDLAGYEVSQCSTSNWATNYLVPAITQSFQNFWDDRPAPGGMGLQEHYAMAWQRVAALFATNTSVLGYEIMNEPFPGQYNLFTTDFEIEALVPFYEKVANAIRKVDPSHAIAFEPSVTMTNLLHNYNTGVSSTTFPKDFENLIFAPHYYPLSSGSSINTADISSLQTTIPEIVNVSSTMKTPYIIDEMGLDHNENNSAAYMTALTNKLDIELSNWMFWAYSDAFLSNNGTGLILLDSNGANDFPVMDILSRPYPVLTAGTPVSISYPITSVPSTFTTTTFTYIYPEFPN; encoded by the coding sequence ATGAAACTTATGATTTATATCTTTTTATCCATTTTATTGCCTGCATCAATCTCGGGATGCTCAGGCAATAAAACAACTCCTGCTGTTAACCATACAACTGTCTGGTCAGACGGTACATGGCTCAGGGATACGCAGGGCCGGGTCATTATTATACACGGAATAAATGTAAGCCAGAAATTACCTCCTTATCTGCCGGACTCCCTACCTGCTACAGCAACAACCGCTGATGCTGCACCTTATTTTGCAAATATCAAACGGGCAGGATTCAATGCCGTACGGCTCATTATTATATGGGCAGGGCTTGAGCCGGCACCCGGCATGATTGATACAAATTATCTTGATCAGATCCGGCAGGAGGTTCAGATGTGCGCTGATGATGGCTTGCTCGTGCTTCTTGACATGCACCAGGACCTTTACAGCCAATCTCTTTGCTATGGAGACGGGGCACCTGCATGGGCATGTGACCTTGCAGGTTATGAGGTGAGCCAATGCAGTACAAGCAACTGGGCAACAAATTATCTGGTTCCAGCAATTACACAGTCTTTCCAAAACTTCTGGGACGACAGGCCTGCACCTGGTGGAATGGGTTTGCAAGAACATTATGCCATGGCATGGCAGCGTGTAGCAGCCTTGTTTGCAACCAACACCTCGGTACTCGGTTATGAGATAATGAATGAGCCTTTCCCGGGGCAGTACAACCTTTTTACAACGGACTTTGAAATTGAGGCACTTGTTCCATTTTATGAAAAGGTAGCAAATGCCATAAGAAAGGTTGATCCATCACATGCCATTGCTTTTGAGCCTTCTGTAACGATGACCAACCTTCTCCACAACTATAATACAGGCGTAAGCAGCACCACTTTTCCGAAAGATTTCGAAAACCTCATATTTGCACCACACTACTACCCTTTGAGCTCCGGAAGCAGTATAAACACTGCGGATATATCCTCCCTGCAGACAACGATACCCGAAATAGTCAATGTTAGCAGTACAATGAAGACCCCGTATATCATTGATGAGATGGGACTTGATCACAACGAGAACAACAGCGCCGCGTACATGACAGCACTGACCAACAAGCTCGACATCGAGCTGAGCAACTGGATGTTCTGGGCGTATAGCGATGCTTTTTTGTCCAACAATGGCACCGGCTTGATCCTGCTTGATTCAAACGGCGCAAACGACTTTCCTGTTATGGATATCCTGTCAAGACCATATCCTGTGCTTACTGCCGGAACACCGGTAAGTATAAGCTATCCAATAACAAGCGTACCTTCCACATTTACCACGACTACATTCACCTATATCTATCCTGAGTTTCCCAATTAG
- a CDS encoding cupin domain-containing protein — MMPRRINKPWGYELVWAESELYIGKLLFLKAGTRSSLQMHKQKDETMFLEKGKVVMELPDSKDTEKVELKQGESIRIKPGTKHRINAITDAYIYEVSTSHMDDVVRFEDDYGRTK, encoded by the coding sequence ATGATGCCGCGAAGGATAAATAAGCCGTGGGGCTATGAACTCGTATGGGCTGAATCAGAGCTTTATATTGGTAAGCTGCTATTTCTTAAGGCAGGGACGCGTTCAAGTTTACAAATGCACAAGCAGAAAGATGAGACGATGTTTCTTGAAAAAGGAAAAGTGGTTATGGAGTTGCCTGATTCTAAAGATACCGAAAAAGTAGAATTAAAACAAGGCGAGAGTATAAGAATAAAGCCGGGAACAAAACACAGGATAAATGCAATAACAGACGCGTATATATATGAGGTATCAACATCGCATATGGATGATGTAGTTCGTTTTGAGGATGACTATGGGAGAACAAAATGA
- a CDS encoding nucleotide sugar dehydrogenase, which yields MKGSFFDLLKKKITAHDAKVTIIGLGYVGLPYALEFAKNNFHVIGIDLNEKRVNALKNNESYITDIGSEELKDINETGFISYTSSYDNIDNTDVIDICVPTPLGKSKEPDMYFITSAVKEIKSHISKPKLIILTSTTYPGTTREYVVETIKDKNYVLDKDFFAVFSPERIDPGNKRYKLPDITKVVGGVTQFSTELAQLLFKQIIRNVVTVSSADTAEMVKLLENTFRSVNIGLINEMAIISNKLGINIWEVIDAAKTKPYGFVPFYPGPGIGGHCIPIDPVYLTWKMKVFNYRTRFIELATDINNDMPLYIVNRLAELLNKKGKSIKNSKVLILGVAYKRDVSDLRESPSIPVIEEIRHRYGKIMYCDPYVDRIEENGLSMKSTKLNKKILSDADCVIILTDHSVYNYDWIVKYAKLVFDTKNATKSIKSDKVIKL from the coding sequence ATGAAGGGATCTTTTTTTGATCTTTTAAAGAAAAAAATAACCGCACATGATGCTAAGGTGACGATAATAGGTCTTGGTTACGTAGGTCTGCCTTACGCATTGGAGTTTGCTAAAAATAATTTTCATGTGATTGGGATTGATCTTAATGAAAAAAGAGTCAACGCATTAAAAAATAATGAATCTTATATAACGGATATTGGTTCTGAAGAGCTTAAAGATATAAATGAAACCGGTTTTATAAGCTATACAAGTTCTTATGACAACATAGATAACACAGATGTGATTGATATATGTGTACCGACACCGTTGGGAAAATCAAAAGAGCCGGACATGTACTTTATAACATCTGCGGTTAAAGAGATAAAGTCGCATATATCAAAACCAAAACTCATTATATTAACAAGTACAACATATCCGGGTACAACAAGAGAATATGTTGTAGAAACGATTAAAGATAAAAATTATGTGCTTGATAAGGATTTTTTTGCAGTCTTTTCACCGGAGAGAATAGACCCAGGTAATAAGAGATACAAGCTACCCGATATTACAAAGGTTGTAGGCGGAGTAACGCAGTTTTCTACGGAATTGGCTCAGTTGTTATTTAAGCAGATTATAAGGAATGTTGTAACGGTTTCATCGGCAGATACGGCGGAGATGGTGAAGCTGCTTGAGAACACATTCAGAAGCGTAAATATAGGCCTTATAAATGAAATGGCTATTATAAGTAATAAGCTTGGCATAAATATCTGGGAGGTTATAGATGCTGCAAAAACAAAGCCTTATGGATTCGTGCCATTTTATCCCGGGCCTGGTATAGGCGGGCATTGCATTCCCATAGACCCTGTTTATTTAACATGGAAGATGAAGGTTTTTAATTATAGAACTCGGTTTATAGAACTCGCCACAGATATAAATAACGATATGCCTTTATACATAGTGAATCGTCTTGCAGAACTGCTTAACAAAAAAGGCAAGAGCATAAAAAACAGTAAGGTACTGATTCTTGGTGTTGCATACAAGAGGGATGTGAGCGATTTAAGAGAATCCCCTTCTATACCCGTGATTGAAGAGATCAGACATAGATATGGTAAAATTATGTACTGCGATCCTTACGTTGATAGAATAGAAGAAAATGGTTTATCTATGAAATCTACAAAATTAAACAAAAAAATTTTATCGGATGCTGATTGCGTAATTATACTTACCGATCATTCTGTTTATAATTACGATTGGATTGTAAAGTACGCAAAACTTGTATTTGATACAAAAAATGCTACTAAGAGTATTAAAAGCGATAAGGTTATAAAACTATAG
- a CDS encoding SAM-dependent chlorinase/fluorinase, with translation MSIITLCTDFGTEDGYTAAMKGVILNINPKAIIVDATHALKKHDILAASFSINTYYKYFPERTVHVAVVDPGVGGKRYGIVLKTKQHVFIGPDNGIFTYVIKTQPYACYKIKPKRNILNTFHGRDIFAPLAAELSIKWDRSLLGEKLEKPVLLDIPESIVKEKSITGKIIHIDHFGNLITNIQNDILPEKRSVSITLKRFTINGIKKTYEECERDTLCAVINSFNLLEIAVYSESAFNKTASSIGDYVVVRWL, from the coding sequence ATGTCTATTATAACTCTTTGTACAGATTTTGGGACAGAAGACGGCTATACGGCGGCAATGAAAGGAGTCATACTCAATATTAATCCTAAAGCCATAATCGTAGATGCCACACACGCTTTAAAAAAGCATGACATTCTTGCTGCCTCATTTTCAATCAATACGTACTACAAATATTTTCCGGAAAGGACTGTACATGTCGCTGTTGTAGATCCAGGGGTGGGAGGTAAAAGGTATGGTATTGTCTTAAAAACAAAACAACATGTGTTTATAGGTCCCGATAACGGCATATTTACTTATGTTATCAAGACTCAACCTTATGCATGCTATAAAATAAAACCCAAAAGAAATATTTTAAACACATTTCACGGTAGGGACATCTTTGCTCCATTGGCTGCGGAATTATCCATAAAATGGGATAGAAGCCTGCTTGGTGAAAAGCTTGAAAAGCCTGTTTTGCTTGATATACCCGAATCAATAGTTAAAGAAAAAAGTATTACAGGTAAGATTATTCATATAGACCACTTTGGTAATCTTATAACCAACATTCAAAATGACATACTGCCTGAAAAACGTTCGGTTAGTATAACATTAAAAAGGTTCACAATAAACGGTATAAAAAAAACTTATGAGGAGTGTGAAAGGGATACACTATGTGCAGTAATTAACAGCTTTAATTTGCTTGAGATTGCGGTATACTCAGAAAGTGCTTTTAATAAAACAGCCTCGAGTATCGGAGATTATGTAGTGGTAAGATGGTTATAG
- a CDS encoding SDR family oxidoreductase, which produces MAKFLVTGGAGFIGSNITDKLLNDGHFVRVLDNFSTGKKENLLNAASHMHFELMEGDLRDTDVVRKATDGIDFVLHQAAIPSVQKSIEDPITTNAVNINGTLNVLKASVDNKVKRVVYAASSSAYGNTCVLPKKENMIPLPLSPYAVSKLTGEYYCNVFSQVYDIETVSLRYFNIFGPRQDPKSMYAAVVPRFITAILKGDRPIVYGNGEQSRDFTHIDNVVQANINACSSPGVSGKVFNVACGNRYTLNELLSYIEGITGKNANPDYEEERKGDVKHSQGDIAEAIKYLGYKVIVDFKDGLKKTIEYFSTI; this is translated from the coding sequence ATGGCTAAATTCCTTGTTACAGGCGGTGCAGGGTTTATCGGCTCAAATATCACCGACAAATTGTTAAACGACGGCCATTTTGTAAGGGTGCTGGATAATTTTTCTACGGGTAAAAAAGAGAACCTTTTGAATGCGGCTTCTCATATGCACTTTGAACTGATGGAAGGTGATTTAAGGGATACAGATGTTGTTAGAAAGGCTACGGATGGAATAGATTTTGTTTTACATCAAGCAGCAATCCCGTCTGTGCAAAAATCCATTGAGGACCCTATTACAACAAATGCAGTAAATATAAATGGTACATTGAATGTGCTTAAGGCAAGCGTTGATAATAAGGTAAAGAGAGTTGTATATGCAGCGAGTTCATCTGCTTATGGTAATACCTGCGTCCTTCCAAAAAAGGAAAATATGATACCATTACCCCTTTCGCCTTATGCTGTAAGCAAGCTTACAGGAGAGTATTATTGCAATGTGTTTTCGCAGGTTTATGATATAGAAACGGTAAGTCTAAGATACTTCAATATATTTGGACCAAGGCAGGATCCAAAATCCATGTATGCGGCAGTAGTACCAAGATTTATAACAGCAATACTAAAAGGTGATAGACCCATAGTCTACGGGAATGGAGAACAGTCAAGAGACTTTACACACATAGATAATGTTGTTCAGGCTAATATAAACGCCTGTTCTTCTCCAGGTGTATCCGGGAAGGTCTTTAATGTTGCATGCGGCAATAGATACACATTAAATGAATTATTAAGTTATATCGAAGGAATAACGGGTAAGAATGCCAATCCTGATTATGAGGAAGAAAGAAAGGGTGATGTGAAGCATTCGCAGGGAGATATAGCAGAGGCAATCAAATACCTTGGTTATAAGGTAATTGTTGATTTTAAGGACGGACTTAAAAAGACGATTGAATACTTTTCCACCATTTAG
- a CDS encoding LysM peptidoglycan-binding domain-containing protein, producing MKINKRTLMFFVSALMMVFISVYGMTDTDKDVNVYIVKRGDTLWSIALRFNDNPWIWPKLWEQNKYITNPHLIYPGESISLLPASAIPLTAITAQGMTSTTMSAQAITPGAVQPFTEGVQTATGQEEEQPSIETATPYSSAFVTTKENTYMYPSIDSAGFITAHELISAGEIVASLNSEKHIFGQHDKVFVDIGSGSGVNVGDRFFIYKTDGKVYDPASDDSLGYKIKILGILKITKVDNANVSECDIVESFDVIRVHDKLLPYEEGTKTINITLAADPVQGYIAYGKTRSKIYGEGNIVYIDRGSNSGVRVGNTFVIYKDRKPVKDPATGKVLHLPKEVLGKLLVIDVQSDTATAIITKSVKEIEIGNKIIADTASNII from the coding sequence ATGAAGATAAACAAAAGAACCTTAATGTTTTTTGTATCAGCTCTGATGATGGTTTTTATATCTGTGTATGGGATGACTGATACAGATAAAGATGTAAATGTTTACATAGTTAAGCGTGGGGATACCTTATGGAGCATAGCATTAAGATTTAATGATAATCCATGGATTTGGCCTAAGTTATGGGAGCAAAACAAATATATTACGAATCCACATCTCATCTATCCTGGTGAATCAATATCACTTTTACCTGCTTCGGCAATCCCCTTAACGGCCATTACTGCACAGGGTATGACATCAACTACCATGTCTGCACAAGCTATTACACCTGGTGCAGTACAACCGTTTACCGAGGGTGTACAGACTGCTACTGGTCAAGAGGAGGAGCAGCCTTCAATAGAAACTGCTACCCCTTATAGCTCTGCATTTGTAACTACCAAAGAAAATACTTACATGTATCCTTCAATAGACTCTGCCGGGTTTATAACAGCACACGAGCTGATATCGGCAGGAGAAATCGTAGCTTCTTTAAACTCCGAAAAACATATATTCGGACAGCATGATAAGGTATTTGTAGATATCGGAAGCGGTTCTGGGGTCAATGTAGGAGATAGATTCTTTATTTATAAAACCGATGGTAAAGTTTATGACCCGGCATCCGATGATTCTCTTGGCTATAAGATAAAGATCCTCGGGATATTAAAAATTACAAAAGTGGACAATGCAAATGTATCTGAATGTGATATCGTAGAATCTTTTGACGTTATCAGAGTACATGATAAACTTCTTCCTTATGAGGAAGGCACAAAAACTATAAATATTACACTGGCGGCCGATCCGGTTCAGGGTTACATAGCTTACGGTAAGACCCGCAGTAAAATATATGGAGAGGGAAATATTGTATATATTGATAGAGGGAGTAATTCTGGTGTTCGGGTTGGGAACACATTCGTTATATACAAAGATAGAAAACCGGTAAAAGACCCTGCTACGGGCAAAGTGCTGCATCTTCCTAAAGAGGTACTGGGTAAATTACTGGTTATTGATGTTCAATCGGATACTGCAACCGCTATCATAACAAAAAGTGTAAAGGAGATTGAAATAGGTAATAAAATAATTGCCGATACTGCATCGAATATTATATGA
- a CDS encoding mannose-1-phosphate guanylyltransferase yields the protein MSVYGVIIAGGQGKRLWPLSRISKPKPTLAIGRDKPLIRQVMERLENVTERKNVFVVTNEEVFAPIYDAVKELSVVNVITEPISRNTAAAIGLAAIHITEREQNPVMIVMPADHYIEDDNKLSLLLKAAIDACEKINGVVIFGVKPASPSTNYGYIEKGETSSLKDTPGLYRVRRFTEKPDMQLAEQFIKEGYLWNAGIFVAKADIMLAAIKKYMPELSDALNRIKKQLKGPYERKTIKEEYIKLQDLSIDKGIIEKLDNVYVIEMNTGWADLGSFEQLAGIAIKQDEKGNRRIGNGIDIGSSNNIVMNEYGFVVTANISDIIVIASSGVVLVTKKGSDETISKIVNILREKNLKEYL from the coding sequence ATGAGTGTGTATGGTGTTATCATTGCCGGCGGACAGGGTAAAAGGTTGTGGCCACTATCAAGAATTTCAAAGCCAAAGCCTACACTTGCAATAGGGCGGGATAAACCTCTCATAAGGCAAGTCATGGAAAGACTTGAGAATGTTACAGAAAGGAAAAATGTTTTTGTTGTAACCAATGAAGAAGTCTTTGCACCCATTTATGATGCTGTAAAAGAATTATCAGTAGTAAATGTGATCACAGAACCGATCAGCAGGAATACTGCTGCCGCAATCGGGCTTGCAGCAATTCATATTACAGAACGGGAACAGAATCCTGTTATGATTGTAATGCCGGCAGATCATTACATAGAAGATGATAATAAATTATCCCTTCTTTTAAAGGCGGCAATTGATGCGTGTGAAAAAATAAACGGCGTCGTGATTTTTGGTGTAAAACCGGCATCACCTTCTACTAATTATGGTTATATAGAAAAAGGAGAAACATCTTCTTTAAAAGACACTCCGGGTCTTTACAGGGTCAGAAGGTTTACCGAGAAACCGGATATGCAACTTGCAGAACAATTCATAAAAGAGGGGTATCTATGGAATGCAGGCATATTTGTTGCAAAGGCGGACATAATGCTTGCGGCAATAAAAAAATATATGCCAGAGCTGTCTGATGCCCTTAATAGGATAAAAAAGCAGCTGAAAGGTCCTTATGAACGAAAGACGATTAAAGAGGAATATATAAAGCTTCAGGATTTATCAATAGATAAAGGTATTATTGAAAAGTTGGATAACGTGTACGTTATCGAAATGAATACCGGCTGGGCAGATCTTGGAAGCTTTGAACAGCTGGCAGGCATTGCCATTAAACAGGATGAAAAGGGGAATAGAAGGATTGGTAACGGCATTGATATTGGAAGCTCTAACAATATAGTTATGAACGAATATGGATTTGTTGTTACCGCAAACATATCAGATATTATTGTTATAGCATCTTCCGGTGTAGTGCTTGTTACAAAAAAAGGCAGTGATGAAACCATATCAAAAATAGTAAATATTCTGAGAGAGAAGAATCTTAAGGAATACCTTTAA
- a CDS encoding DedA family protein encodes MISGFFKVIAGIIISTISTFGYGGIIILMAIESACIPLPSEIILPFAGYLVFIQKFQLFYVAVAGAFGCVIGSIIAYAAGIYGGRPLIEKYGKYILISRHDLDMTDRWFNKHGNITVFTGRLLPVIRTFISLPAGISRMNFFKFIFYTFTGSLIWSFLIAWIGFKLGQKWDTLGPYFHRFDYLILAAGIVLFTMYLVRHIKHVTAD; translated from the coding sequence ATGATATCTGGATTTTTTAAAGTAATAGCAGGCATTATAATATCAACCATAAGTACGTTCGGTTATGGCGGTATAATAATATTGATGGCAATAGAAAGTGCATGTATACCTCTTCCATCCGAGATTATACTGCCTTTTGCAGGCTACCTTGTTTTTATACAAAAGTTCCAGCTATTTTATGTCGCTGTCGCAGGAGCCTTTGGATGTGTAATCGGCTCAATAATTGCCTATGCTGCCGGTATATACGGAGGAAGACCTTTGATCGAGAAATACGGTAAATACATCCTGATAAGCAGACACGATCTCGATATGACCGATAGATGGTTCAACAAGCACGGCAATATAACAGTTTTTACAGGCAGGCTCTTACCGGTTATAAGGACATTCATATCACTGCCTGCGGGTATCTCACGTATGAATTTTTTTAAATTCATATTTTATACATTTACAGGTTCGTTAATCTGGAGCTTCTTAATCGCATGGATAGGATTTAAGCTTGGTCAGAAATGGGATACACTCGGACCATACTTTCACAGGTTTGATTATCTCATACTTGCAGCCGGTATCGTCCTTTTTACCATGTATCTTGTAAGACACATAAAGCATGTAACGGCAGATTAA
- the meaB gene encoding methylmalonyl Co-A mutase-associated GTPase MeaB → MVIEHKIEALIKRVRRGDVSALARSITLLEEGQIDITSIVPLIEEDKKSYKIGFTGPPGAGKSSIIDWIIKHIRAKGEKVGIIATDPSSPFTGGAILGDRIRMQHHFLDAGVFIRSLGSRGAHGGISKITSDASMLLELAGYRFIILETVGVGQTELDIMNIADTVVVVLVPEAGDVVQAMKAGIMEIANIFVVNKSDHTGAKEIMNALKFIIETSGTPKETWDTAIILTNGLDGTGINELLDAILRHKEYMEKYIKPELIFKKRIRGLQQIAVGHIVQNIEEAIAGLSSDDYVNSLKDPSISLYTILNRLLKDKSFLKKLK, encoded by the coding sequence ATGGTTATAGAACACAAAATAGAGGCATTGATAAAAAGGGTAAGACGGGGTGACGTTTCAGCACTTGCAAGATCCATTACGTTACTCGAAGAAGGTCAGATCGATATAACATCTATTGTGCCTCTGATTGAGGAAGACAAAAAGTCTTATAAAATAGGATTTACAGGACCACCTGGTGCAGGGAAAAGCTCGATTATTGATTGGATAATTAAACACATACGGGCTAAAGGCGAAAAAGTGGGTATTATTGCAACAGATCCGTCAAGTCCTTTTACAGGAGGTGCAATACTTGGGGACAGGATAAGAATGCAGCATCACTTTCTTGACGCAGGTGTTTTTATAAGAAGCCTCGGTTCAAGAGGAGCTCATGGAGGCATATCAAAGATTACAAGCGATGCATCCATGCTGCTTGAACTTGCGGGTTACCGGTTTATAATCCTTGAAACCGTTGGGGTAGGACAGACCGAACTTGATATTATGAATATTGCGGATACTGTTGTAGTGGTGCTTGTTCCTGAAGCAGGTGATGTTGTTCAGGCAATGAAAGCAGGCATTATGGAGATTGCAAATATATTCGTTGTTAACAAGTCTGATCATACCGGTGCTAAAGAAATCATGAACGCACTTAAATTTATTATTGAAACCTCGGGTACTCCCAAAGAAACATGGGATACGGCAATAATACTTACCAATGGACTTGATGGGACAGGTATAAATGAGCTATTGGATGCCATCTTAAGGCATAAGGAATATATGGAAAAATATATCAAACCGGAATTAATCTTTAAAAAACGCATCAGAGGGCTTCAACAGATCGCCGTGGGTCATATTGTTCAAAATATAGAAGAAGCTATTGCAGGACTGTCTTCGGACGACTATGTTAACTCTCTAAAGGACCCGTCAATCAGCCTGTACACTATTCTAAACAGATTACTTAAGGATAAAAGTTTTCTTAAAAAGCTTAAATGA